In Lewinellaceae bacterium, a single window of DNA contains:
- a CDS encoding sugar porter family MFS transporter produces MYEVPIGRPGSGPYTVQSLCHLQARTSYTSLSSVRRIAGILPRAIAASFLDPIKRKTNLSLPIMKNSNFYVIKTALIVALGGFLMGFDASVISGVVKFIEAQFSLSKLELGWSVSSLTLSATTAMILAGPLSDRIGRRKVLTYAAVLYAVSAIGSALAPNFIFLVIARMIGGLGVGASLIIAPMYIAEISPPKMRGQMVSFNQLNIVVGITVAFFTNYLILQFGKSDASWAQALKFDEYNWRWMLGLETLPALLYFFGLFLVPRSPRWLIMKEEFDEALGIMKKASGNEEAIKEMEMIRKSIAEETKKEKVPITELFKPAMRLVLSIGIVVAVLQQITGINSVFFYAPMIFEQSGIGTDASFSQAILVGVINLVFTLLAIAFIDRLGRKPLLIGGVAGIAICMFLLSYGFNQATYTLTEESTKTLPQEIDRTTLLPMLGQTYNSDVEFKAAILDNLGEDVSKTYESNLITSAISMNPVVILLGILGFVASFAISIGPVMWVLFSELFPNKIRGVAISFVGFINSAVSFLVQLVFPWELATFGSSMTFLIYGLFAALGLIFVLMVVPETKGKSLEELEKILVKG; encoded by the coding sequence ATGTATGAGGTCCCCATTGGCCGTCCAGGGTCAGGCCCGTACACCGTACAAAGCCTTTGCCACTTGCAAGCCCGTACATCGTACACCTCTTTGTCCAGCGTTAGAAGGATAGCCGGTATATTGCCCCGGGCAATCGCTGCCAGCTTTTTAGATCCGATAAAACGAAAAACCAACTTAAGCCTTCCGATCATGAAAAATTCCAATTTTTACGTCATCAAAACCGCCCTGATCGTCGCCCTGGGGGGCTTCCTGATGGGTTTCGACGCTTCGGTTATCTCCGGAGTGGTCAAGTTTATAGAAGCTCAATTCAGCCTCTCCAAGCTGGAACTGGGCTGGTCGGTTAGTTCGTTGACCCTCTCGGCCACTACTGCCATGATCCTTGCCGGGCCGTTGAGTGACCGGATCGGGCGGCGGAAAGTACTGACTTATGCCGCTGTTTTATACGCCGTTTCCGCCATCGGTTCCGCTCTGGCTCCAAACTTTATTTTCCTGGTCATCGCCCGCATGATTGGAGGGCTGGGCGTAGGAGCGTCGCTCATTATTGCGCCTATGTATATCGCCGAGATTTCTCCGCCCAAAATGCGGGGGCAGATGGTGTCCTTCAACCAATTGAATATTGTAGTGGGTATAACCGTAGCGTTCTTCACCAACTACCTCATTCTACAGTTCGGCAAATCCGATGCTTCCTGGGCACAGGCGCTCAAGTTTGACGAATACAACTGGCGCTGGATGCTGGGCCTGGAAACGCTGCCGGCTTTACTCTATTTCTTTGGCCTGTTCCTCGTACCGCGCAGCCCCCGGTGGCTGATCATGAAGGAAGAGTTCGACGAGGCGCTGGGAATAATGAAAAAAGCCAGTGGAAATGAGGAAGCCATCAAGGAGATGGAGATGATTCGGAAAAGTATTGCTGAAGAAACCAAAAAAGAAAAGGTACCCATCACCGAATTGTTCAAACCGGCCATGCGGTTGGTGCTCAGTATTGGTATCGTGGTAGCTGTACTACAGCAAATCACAGGTATCAACTCCGTTTTCTTTTATGCCCCTATGATTTTCGAACAATCGGGGATTGGCACAGATGCCTCCTTCTCCCAGGCAATACTGGTGGGGGTCATCAACCTGGTATTCACGCTTCTGGCTATTGCCTTTATCGACCGGCTGGGCCGCAAACCACTGCTGATTGGAGGGGTGGCGGGCATTGCCATCTGCATGTTCCTGCTGTCCTACGGTTTCAATCAGGCTACCTACACGCTTACGGAAGAGTCCACTAAAACCCTGCCTCAGGAGATCGACCGAACCACTCTTCTTCCCATGCTGGGACAAACCTACAACAGCGACGTAGAGTTCAAAGCCGCAATATTGGACAACCTGGGCGAAGACGTTTCCAAAACCTACGAATCCAACCTCATCACCAGCGCCATCAGCATGAATCCCGTAGTTATCCTGCTGGGCATACTCGGCTTCGTAGCCTCCTTTGCCATCTCCATTGGGCCGGTCATGTGGGTGCTGTTCTCAGAACTTTTCCCCAACAAAATCCGAGGGGTGGCCATTTCCTTCGTCGGCTTCATCAATTCGGCGGTCAGCTTCCTGGTGCAGTTGGTGTTCCCCTGGGAATTAGCCACCTTCGGCAGTTCTATGACCTTCCTGATTTATGGCCTATTCGCCGCCCTTGGGCTGATATTCGTCCTGATGGTGGTGCCGGAAACTAAGGGCAAGTCGCTAGAGGAATTGGAGAAAATATTAGTAAAAGGGTAA